A genomic stretch from Streptomyces venezuelae ATCC 10712 includes:
- a CDS encoding GPR1/FUN34/YaaH family transporter, with protein sequence MNNEVAAGNTTSTLGHLALGLTLLAFGLGGTGVIDNVAAADAAGLATWVGGVTLFLVGLLALRAGDKGEGTAFAALGAFWFTWGTAAGGGASADAAGVFLLLWALLALTLTLAASGSGLFGQGVYGLLFVALLLLGIGALADNGALGKAGGWVAAVAGLVAWYGATAAVAGWPTALGRANRTAAAAS encoded by the coding sequence GTGAACAACGAAGTCGCCGCGGGAAACACCACCTCCACTCTCGGCCACCTCGCACTCGGACTGACCCTGCTGGCCTTCGGCCTGGGCGGCACGGGTGTCATCGACAACGTCGCGGCAGCGGATGCCGCGGGCCTCGCCACCTGGGTCGGCGGCGTCACGCTCTTCCTCGTCGGCCTGCTCGCGCTGCGGGCCGGCGACAAGGGCGAGGGCACGGCGTTCGCGGCGCTCGGCGCCTTCTGGTTCACCTGGGGCACCGCCGCCGGCGGCGGCGCCTCGGCGGACGCCGCGGGCGTCTTCCTGCTCCTGTGGGCGCTCCTGGCGCTCACCCTGACGCTGGCCGCCTCGGGCAGCGGACTGTTCGGACAGGGTGTGTACGGGCTGCTGTTCGTCGCCCTGCTGCTGCTCGGCATCGGCGCGCTCGCCGACAACGGCGCGCTCGGCAAGGCGGGCGGCTGGGTGGCGGCGGTCGCCGGTCTGGTCGCCTGGTACGGCGCCACGGCGGCGGTGGCCGGCTGGCCGACCGCCCTGGGCCGCGCGAACCGCACGGCGGCCGCGGCGAGCTGA
- a CDS encoding universal stress protein, producing MAGHEFPEPADRKRVADSTVDPLAVEQPRHACDPAFRHGVVVGFDGSTSSERALAYAIGMARRSGSGLIIVHVANRLPTTVWAGCEPPVFVDVPDHRTEVLGLELACAEHLSEVPWILVERGGDICHELEEVGREYSADAIVVGSTHGIVGRIFGSVAGRLARRAQRPVIVIP from the coding sequence ATGGCCGGTCACGAATTCCCCGAACCCGCGGACCGCAAGCGCGTCGCCGACTCCACGGTCGACCCCCTCGCGGTCGAACAGCCACGTCACGCCTGCGACCCGGCCTTCCGGCACGGGGTCGTCGTCGGCTTCGACGGATCCACGTCCAGTGAGCGCGCCCTCGCGTACGCCATCGGCATGGCCAGGCGCTCCGGCTCGGGCCTGATCATCGTGCACGTGGCCAACCGGCTGCCCACCACGGTGTGGGCCGGCTGCGAGCCGCCCGTCTTCGTCGACGTGCCCGACCACCGCACCGAGGTCCTCGGTCTGGAGCTGGCCTGCGCCGAGCACCTCTCCGAGGTGCCCTGGATCCTCGTCGAGCGCGGTGGCGACATCTGCCACGAGCTGGAGGAGGTCGGCCGCGAGTACTCGGCCGACGCGATCGTGGTCGGCTCCACGCACGGGATCGTCGGCCGGATCTTCGGCTCGGTGGCCGGCCGCCTCGCGCGGCGCGCCCAGCGGCCCGTGATCGTCATCCCGTAG
- a CDS encoding extracellular solute-binding protein, protein MGSRRRRSRRAYGIGVALLLSAALSAGCASDPAEPPPAGGGRPPGDGGGRRITLTVGVFGTFGLQEAGLYDTYMRLHPDIAVRQTSLTRNDVYYPQLLTHLTAGSGLADVQAVEVGNIAEVLATQADRLVDLGTVPGVDRRAFLPWKWAQGTGRDGRTLALGTDIGPQALCYRKDLFARAGLPTERGAVGRLWAGDWRAYLTAGLRYRERVPDGPAFTDSAAGVMAAVTASAPVRFYDARGALVVADNPAVREAWDLAAAFARHGLTARLQQFTPGWDQAFANGSFATVACPAWMLGYIQDKAGPAGRGRWDVAAAPRPGSWGGSFLVVPAAGRHRAEAARLAAWLTAPAQQARLFARRGSFPSASAAYPLPAVADARHPYFGDAPVGALFAAAARGVPRAPTGPKDALIAQTLADTGMLQIDQTGRDPDEAWRATMKTLDNALDR, encoded by the coding sequence ATGGGGAGCAGGAGGCGGAGGAGCCGGCGCGCGTACGGGATCGGTGTCGCCCTCCTGCTGAGCGCGGCCCTCTCGGCGGGGTGCGCGAGCGACCCGGCCGAACCGCCCCCGGCAGGCGGCGGGCGGCCGCCCGGCGACGGCGGCGGGCGCCGGATCACCCTCACCGTCGGGGTGTTCGGCACCTTCGGCCTCCAGGAGGCCGGGCTCTACGACACGTACATGCGGCTCCACCCGGACATCGCCGTCCGGCAGACCTCCCTCACCCGCAACGACGTCTACTACCCGCAGCTCCTCACCCACCTCACGGCCGGCTCCGGGCTCGCCGACGTCCAGGCCGTCGAGGTCGGGAACATCGCGGAGGTCCTCGCCACCCAGGCGGACCGGCTCGTCGACCTCGGCACCGTGCCCGGGGTCGACCGGCGGGCCTTCCTGCCGTGGAAGTGGGCCCAGGGCACCGGCCGTGACGGGCGGACGCTCGCACTCGGCACCGACATCGGGCCGCAGGCGCTCTGCTACCGCAAGGACCTGTTCGCCCGGGCCGGGCTGCCCACCGAGCGGGGCGCCGTCGGGCGGCTGTGGGCCGGGGACTGGCGGGCCTACCTGACGGCGGGGCTCCGCTACCGCGAACGGGTCCCGGACGGCCCGGCGTTCACCGACTCGGCGGCCGGGGTGATGGCGGCGGTCACCGCGAGCGCGCCGGTCCGCTTCTACGACGCGCGGGGCGCGCTCGTGGTCGCGGACAACCCGGCCGTACGCGAGGCCTGGGACCTCGCGGCGGCGTTCGCCCGGCACGGACTGACCGCCCGGCTCCAGCAGTTCACCCCCGGCTGGGACCAGGCCTTCGCCAACGGGAGCTTCGCCACGGTCGCCTGCCCGGCCTGGATGCTCGGCTACATCCAGGACAAGGCGGGCCCCGCGGGCCGCGGCCGCTGGGACGTGGCCGCGGCGCCCCGGCCGGGCAGCTGGGGCGGCTCGTTCCTGGTCGTCCCGGCGGCCGGGCGGCACCGCGCGGAGGCGGCCCGGCTGGCGGCCTGGCTGACGGCCCCGGCCCAGCAGGCCCGGCTGTTCGCCCGCCGGGGCAGTTTCCCGAGCGCCTCGGCGGCGTACCCGCTCCCGGCGGTCGCGGACGCCCGCCACCCGTACTTCGGCGACGCCCCGGTGGGCGCGCTCTTCGCCGCGGCGGCCAGGGGCGTCCCGCGCGCCCCGACGGGCCCGAAGGACGCCCTGATCGCCCAGACCCTGGCCGACACCGGCATGCTCCAGATCGACCAGACGGGCCGCGATCCGGACGAGGCCTGGCGGGCCACGATGAAGACCCTCGACAACGCGCTGGACCGGTGA
- a CDS encoding cellulose binding domain-containing protein, whose product MRRTRSLLAGLALTAGLLTGAGAGAPPATATTAAPVAPAAPAPSYTWKNVRIDGGGFVPGIVFNRSEKNLVYARTDIGGAYRWNQATSSWTPLLDAVDWDHWGHTGVVGLASDSVDPDKVYAAVGTYTNDWDPGNGAVLRSADRGATWQRADLPFKLGGNMPGRGMGERLAVDPHDNRILYLGTPSGNGLWRSTDSGVTWAKVSSFTNPGNHQQDPTDTSGYNSDEQGVVWITFDESTGTAGSATRTVYAGVGDKDNAVYRSTDAGATWSRLPGQPTGLLAHKGVLDAENGYLYLAYSDTAGPYDGAKGKVWRYATATGTWTDISPVAEADTSHGFSGLTVDRQHPGTVMVSGYSSWWPDTQIFRSTDSGGSWTKAWDYTAYPNRANRYTMDVSSVPWLTWGANPAPPEQTPKLGWMTEALEIDPFDSNRMMYGTGATVYGTEDLGKWDTGTPFTIRPMVQGLEETAVLDLASPPSGAPLISALGDIGGFRHTDLTKVPSMMFTGPNFTSTTSVDFAETKPGTVVRAGHLDGGPRVAFSADNGATWRAGQEPAGVTGGGTVAASADGGRFVWSPDGTGVHTGTGGAWTASAGIPAGATVESDRVDPLTFYGFAAGTFYASADGGATFTARATGLPAKGNVRFKAVPGRKGDIWLSGGAPDAAYGLWHSTDGGATFTRVAGVEQADTVGFGKAAPGAAYPALYSSARIGGVRGVFRSTDAGASWVRINDDAHQWGWTGGAITGDPRVFGRVYVSTNGRGIVYGDTAEQGGTDPTPAACKVTYRITHQWQGGFQADITLTNTSGTAWTGWTVRWTQPAGQRVTQAWNATVTQSGAEVTATHLTYNATLPPGGSTGFGFNGSWTGTNPPPTAPTCVPGT is encoded by the coding sequence ATGCGCAGGACACGCTCTCTGCTGGCGGGGCTCGCCCTCACCGCCGGCCTCCTCACCGGCGCCGGAGCCGGCGCGCCACCGGCCACCGCCACCACTGCGGCCCCGGTCGCCCCCGCCGCCCCCGCCCCCTCCTACACCTGGAAGAACGTCCGGATCGACGGCGGCGGCTTCGTCCCCGGCATCGTCTTCAACCGCAGCGAGAAGAACCTGGTCTACGCCCGCACCGACATCGGCGGCGCCTACCGCTGGAACCAGGCCACCTCCTCCTGGACCCCGCTCCTCGACGCCGTCGACTGGGACCACTGGGGCCACACCGGCGTCGTCGGCCTCGCCTCCGACTCCGTCGACCCCGACAAGGTGTACGCGGCGGTCGGCACGTACACGAACGACTGGGACCCCGGCAACGGCGCCGTCCTCCGCTCCGCCGACCGGGGCGCCACCTGGCAGCGCGCCGACCTCCCCTTCAAGCTCGGCGGCAACATGCCCGGCCGCGGCATGGGCGAGCGCCTCGCGGTCGACCCGCACGACAACCGGATCCTCTACCTCGGCACCCCCAGCGGCAACGGCCTGTGGCGCTCCACCGACTCCGGCGTCACCTGGGCGAAGGTCAGCTCCTTCACCAACCCCGGCAACCACCAGCAGGACCCCACCGACACCAGCGGCTACAACTCCGACGAGCAGGGCGTCGTCTGGATCACCTTCGACGAGTCGACCGGCACGGCGGGCAGCGCGACCCGCACGGTATACGCGGGCGTCGGCGACAAGGACAACGCCGTCTACCGCTCCACCGACGCGGGCGCCACCTGGTCCCGGCTCCCCGGCCAGCCCACCGGCCTGCTCGCCCACAAGGGCGTCCTCGACGCGGAGAACGGCTACCTCTACCTCGCGTACAGCGACACGGCAGGCCCCTACGACGGCGCCAAGGGCAAGGTCTGGCGGTACGCAACCGCCACCGGCACCTGGACGGACATCAGTCCGGTCGCCGAGGCCGACACCTCCCACGGCTTCAGCGGCCTCACCGTCGACCGGCAGCACCCCGGCACGGTCATGGTCTCCGGCTACAGCTCCTGGTGGCCCGACACCCAGATCTTCCGCTCCACCGACAGCGGCGGCAGCTGGACCAAGGCCTGGGACTACACCGCGTACCCGAACCGCGCCAACCGCTACACCATGGACGTCTCCTCCGTCCCCTGGCTGACCTGGGGCGCGAACCCGGCCCCGCCCGAGCAGACCCCCAAGCTCGGCTGGATGACCGAGGCCCTGGAGATCGACCCCTTCGACTCGAACCGCATGATGTACGGCACCGGCGCCACGGTGTACGGCACCGAGGACCTCGGCAAGTGGGACACGGGCACCCCCTTCACCATCCGGCCCATGGTCCAGGGTCTGGAGGAGACCGCCGTCCTCGACCTCGCCTCGCCGCCCTCCGGCGCCCCGCTCATCAGCGCCCTCGGCGACATCGGCGGCTTCCGGCACACGGACCTCACCAAGGTCCCGTCGATGATGTTCACCGGCCCGAACTTCACCTCCACCACCAGCGTCGACTTCGCCGAGACCAAACCCGGCACCGTCGTCCGCGCCGGACACCTCGACGGCGGCCCGCGCGTCGCCTTCTCCGCCGACAACGGCGCCACCTGGCGCGCCGGGCAGGAGCCCGCGGGCGTCACCGGCGGCGGCACGGTCGCCGCCTCCGCCGACGGCGGCCGCTTCGTCTGGAGCCCGGACGGCACCGGCGTCCACACCGGCACCGGCGGCGCCTGGACCGCCTCCGCCGGCATCCCGGCCGGTGCGACCGTCGAGTCCGACCGCGTCGACCCGCTCACCTTCTACGGCTTCGCCGCCGGCACCTTCTACGCCAGCGCGGACGGCGGCGCCACCTTCACCGCCCGCGCCACCGGCCTGCCCGCCAAGGGCAACGTCCGCTTCAAGGCCGTCCCCGGCAGGAAGGGCGACATCTGGCTCTCCGGCGGCGCCCCCGACGCCGCCTACGGCCTCTGGCACTCCACCGACGGCGGCGCCACGTTCACCCGGGTCGCCGGGGTCGAGCAGGCCGACACCGTCGGCTTCGGCAAGGCCGCCCCGGGAGCCGCCTACCCCGCCCTCTACAGCAGCGCGAGGATCGGCGGCGTCCGCGGCGTCTTCCGCTCCACGGACGCCGGGGCGAGCTGGGTCCGGATCAACGACGACGCCCACCAGTGGGGCTGGACCGGCGGCGCGATCACCGGAGACCCCCGGGTCTTCGGCCGGGTGTACGTCTCCACCAACGGCCGCGGCATCGTCTACGGCGACACGGCCGAGCAGGGCGGAACGGACCCCACGCCGGCCGCCTGCAAGGTCACGTACCGGATCACCCACCAGTGGCAGGGCGGCTTCCAGGCCGACATCACCCTCACCAACACCTCCGGCACCGCCTGGACCGGCTGGACCGTCCGCTGGACCCAGCCGGCCGGCCAGCGGGTCACCCAGGCGTGGAACGCGACGGTCACCCAGTCGGGGGCCGAGGTGACGGCCACCCACCTCACGTACAACGCGACCCTGCCACCGGGAGGTTCCACCGGCTTCGGCTTCAACGGCAGCTGGACGGGCACGAACCCGCCCCCGACGGCGCCGACCTGCGTCCCGGGAACGTAG
- the orn gene encoding oligoribonuclease, which produces MNDRMVWIDCEMTGLSLTDDALIEVAALVTDSELNVLGDGVDIVIRPPDAALETMPEIVRQMHTASGLLDALAGGTTLADAEAQVLAYIREHVKEPGKAPLCGNSVSTDRGFLARDMPALESHLHYRIVDVSSVKELARRWYPRAYFNSPEKNGNHRALADIRESIAELRYYREAVFVPQPGPDSETAKQIAARHVVPAE; this is translated from the coding sequence ATGAACGATCGCATGGTGTGGATCGACTGCGAGATGACCGGGCTCTCGCTGACGGACGACGCACTCATCGAGGTGGCCGCGCTGGTCACCGACTCGGAACTGAACGTGCTCGGCGACGGGGTGGACATCGTGATCCGCCCGCCGGACGCGGCCCTGGAGACCATGCCGGAGATCGTGCGCCAGATGCACACGGCCTCGGGCCTGCTCGACGCGCTCGCCGGCGGCACCACGCTCGCCGACGCGGAGGCCCAGGTCCTCGCGTACATCCGCGAGCACGTCAAGGAGCCCGGCAAGGCGCCCCTGTGCGGGAACTCGGTCTCCACCGACCGCGGCTTCCTCGCCCGGGACATGCCCGCCCTGGAGAGCCACCTGCACTACCGGATCGTCGATGTCTCCTCGGTCAAGGAGCTGGCCCGCCGCTGGTACCCGAGGGCGTACTTCAACAGTCCGGAGAAGAACGGCAACCACCGGGCGCTCGCCGACATCCGCGAATCCATCGCGGAGCTGCGCTACTACCGCGAGGCGGTCTTCGTCCCGCAGCCCGGCCCGGACTCGGAGACCGCGAAGCAGATCGCGGCCCGTCACGTCGTGCCCGCGGAATGA
- a CDS encoding helix-turn-helix domain-containing protein yields MSQDSAAPEAARKLTGRRRREVVAVLLFSGGPIFESSIPLSVFGIDRQDAGVPRYRLLVCAGEDGPLRTTGGLELTAPYGLEAIGRAGTVVVPAWRSITSPPPPEALEALRRAHEEGARIVGLCTGAFVLAAAGLLDGRPATTHWMYAPTLAKRYPSVHVDPRELFVDDGDVLTSAGTAAGIDLCLHIVRTDHGTEAAGALARRLVVPPRRSGGQERYLDRSLPEEIGADPLAEVVAWALEHLHEQFDVETLAARAYMSRRTFDRRFRSLTGSAPLQWLITQRVLQAQRLLETSDYSVDEVAGRCGFRSPVALRGHFRRQLGSSPAAYRAAYRARRPQGEAATAVLDPVVPAQVPAGLRRPGSPLEPGKPQSDAYAPGRAALPGQRSAP; encoded by the coding sequence ATGAGCCAGGACTCCGCCGCACCGGAGGCCGCACGGAAGCTGACCGGGCGCCGCCGTCGCGAAGTCGTCGCGGTGCTGCTGTTCAGTGGCGGCCCCATCTTCGAGAGCTCCATCCCGCTCTCCGTGTTCGGCATCGACCGGCAGGACGCCGGAGTGCCCCGCTACCGACTGCTCGTCTGTGCGGGCGAGGACGGACCGCTGCGGACCACCGGTGGACTCGAACTGACCGCGCCGTACGGCCTGGAGGCCATCGGCCGCGCGGGCACCGTCGTCGTCCCGGCCTGGCGGTCGATCACCTCGCCGCCGCCGCCGGAGGCGCTCGAAGCGCTGCGCCGCGCCCACGAGGAGGGCGCCCGGATCGTCGGACTGTGCACCGGTGCGTTCGTGCTCGCCGCGGCCGGCCTGCTCGACGGCCGTCCGGCGACCACGCACTGGATGTACGCGCCGACGCTCGCCAAGCGCTACCCGTCGGTCCACGTGGACCCCCGGGAGCTCTTCGTCGACGACGGGGACGTGCTGACCTCCGCCGGCACGGCGGCCGGAATCGATCTGTGTCTGCACATCGTGCGGACCGACCACGGCACGGAGGCCGCGGGCGCCCTGGCGCGCCGGCTGGTCGTCCCGCCGCGGCGCAGCGGCGGTCAGGAGCGCTACCTCGACAGGTCTTTACCGGAGGAGATCGGCGCCGACCCGCTGGCCGAGGTCGTCGCCTGGGCGCTGGAGCACCTCCACGAGCAGTTCGACGTGGAGACCCTGGCCGCCCGTGCGTACATGTCACGGCGGACCTTCGACCGCCGGTTCCGCTCGCTGACCGGTTCGGCCCCGCTCCAGTGGCTGATCACCCAGCGGGTGCTGCAGGCACAGCGGCTGCTCGAGACCTCCGACTACTCGGTCGACGAGGTCGCGGGCCGGTGCGGCTTCCGCTCGCCGGTGGCGCTGCGCGGCCACTTCCGGCGCCAGCTCGGCTCCTCGCCGGCCGCCTACCGGGCGGCGTACCGGGCCCGGCGGCCGCAGGGTGAGGCCGCCACGGCGGTGCTCGACCCGGTCGTGCCCGCACAGGTGCCGGCCGGCCTGCGGCGACCGGGCTCCCCGCTGGAGCCGGGCAAGCCGCAGTCCGACGCCTACGCCCCCGGGCGGGCGGCGCTCCCGGGCCAGCGCAGCGCGCCGTAG
- a CDS encoding carbohydrate ABC transporter permease, with the protein MTETRATAEAARRPAPEDPARPAGPLPPLRPRRARPPRRGRRQGAGPFLLLAPFLLLFTAFGVFPLVAAAWTSFHRVELTAPGRAEWVGLRNYTRLLDDGFFWKALLNTLTIGVLATVPQLLLALGVAHLLHARLRGRQFFRVVALAPYATSVAAATLVFALFFGRDHGMANWALGVVGLDPVDWQNGPWASRFAVASIVVWRWTGYNALIYLAALGTVPRELYEAAALDGASRWRQFLHVTLPGIRPALGFTALVSTIGAVQLFGEPLLYASGAGASGGANHQFQTLGLYLYEQGWVNLHLGRAAAIAWAMLLILVAALGLARLIRKAAA; encoded by the coding sequence ATGACGGAGACCAGGGCCACCGCCGAGGCCGCCCGCCGCCCCGCCCCGGAGGACCCGGCGCGGCCGGCCGGGCCCCTGCCGCCGCTCCGGCCCCGGCGCGCGCGGCCGCCGCGCCGGGGGCGCCGGCAGGGGGCGGGGCCGTTCCTGCTCCTCGCGCCCTTCCTCCTCCTCTTCACCGCCTTCGGGGTGTTTCCGCTGGTCGCCGCCGCGTGGACGTCGTTCCACCGGGTGGAGCTGACCGCGCCGGGTCGGGCCGAGTGGGTCGGTCTGCGGAACTACACGCGCCTCCTCGACGACGGGTTCTTCTGGAAAGCGCTCCTGAACACCCTCACGATCGGCGTCCTCGCCACCGTCCCGCAGCTGCTGCTCGCGCTCGGCGTGGCCCATCTGCTCCACGCGCGGCTGCGGGGGCGGCAGTTCTTCCGGGTCGTCGCGCTCGCCCCGTACGCCACCTCCGTCGCCGCGGCGACCCTGGTCTTCGCGCTGTTCTTCGGGCGGGACCACGGGATGGCCAACTGGGCGCTGGGGGTCGTCGGACTCGACCCCGTCGACTGGCAGAACGGGCCCTGGGCCTCCCGGTTCGCCGTCGCGTCGATCGTCGTGTGGCGCTGGACCGGCTACAACGCGCTCATCTACCTCGCCGCCCTGGGAACCGTCCCGCGCGAGCTGTACGAGGCCGCCGCGCTCGACGGGGCGTCCCGGTGGCGGCAGTTCCTGCACGTGACGCTGCCGGGCATCCGGCCCGCCCTCGGATTCACCGCGCTCGTGTCGACGATCGGCGCGGTGCAGCTCTTCGGCGAGCCGCTGCTGTACGCGAGCGGGGCGGGGGCCTCCGGGGGCGCGAACCACCAGTTCCAGACCCTCGGGCTCTATCTGTACGAGCAGGGCTGGGTGAACCTGCACCTCGGGCGGGCCGCCGCCATCGCCTGGGCGATGCTGCTGATCCTGGTCGCGGCCCTCGGCCTGGCCCGACTGATCAGGAAGGCCGCAGCGTGA
- a CDS encoding carbohydrate ABC transporter permease, translated as MGAYGLLVLFGAVSLLPLLWTAVAASRTTTRLAATPPPFRFGRNLPRNLEIAWTEAGLGEALANTALVAGAVALGTVVCSTLAGFAFAKLRFRFKGPLLLLVAGTMLIPPQLGVVPLYLLVARLRWTDELQAVILPSLVSAFGVFFMRQHLRRALPSELLEAARVDGAGLGRTLWHVVLPAARPAMAVLAMLSFVAAWNDFFWPVLALTQTGNPTVQVALTGLGRGHVPDQSVVMAGALLGTLPLLVVLALFGRHIVGGVMRGAVKG; from the coding sequence CTGGGTGCGTACGGGCTGCTCGTGCTGTTCGGCGCGGTCTCGCTGCTCCCGCTGCTCTGGACCGCCGTCGCCGCCTCCCGTACGACCACCCGGCTCGCCGCCACCCCGCCGCCGTTCCGCTTCGGCCGGAACCTGCCACGGAACCTGGAGATCGCCTGGACCGAGGCCGGACTCGGCGAGGCCCTCGCGAACACCGCCCTGGTCGCCGGGGCCGTCGCCCTCGGGACGGTCGTCTGCTCGACGCTCGCCGGGTTCGCCTTCGCCAAGCTGCGGTTCCGCTTCAAGGGTCCGCTGCTGCTTCTGGTGGCCGGGACGATGCTGATCCCGCCGCAGCTCGGGGTGGTCCCCCTCTATCTGCTGGTGGCGCGGCTGCGCTGGACGGACGAGCTGCAGGCGGTGATCCTGCCCTCGCTCGTCTCGGCGTTCGGGGTGTTCTTCATGCGTCAGCACCTCCGGCGGGCGCTGCCGTCGGAGCTCCTGGAGGCGGCGCGGGTGGACGGCGCTGGCCTGGGGCGGACGCTGTGGCACGTGGTGCTTCCGGCGGCGCGACCGGCGATGGCGGTGCTCGCGATGCTGTCGTTCGTGGCCGCGTGGAACGACTTCTTCTGGCCGGTGCTCGCCCTGACGCAGACCGGGAACCCGACGGTGCAGGTGGCGCTCACGGGTCTGGGGCGGGGGCACGTGCCGGATCAGTCGGTGGTGATGGCGGGGGCGCTGCTCGGGACCCTGCCGCTGCTCGTGGTGCTCGCGCTGTTCGGGCGGCACATCGTGGGCGGGGTGATGCGGGGCGCCGTGAAGGGGTGA